A stretch of the Xiphias gladius isolate SHS-SW01 ecotype Sanya breed wild chromosome 19, ASM1685928v1, whole genome shotgun sequence genome encodes the following:
- the ghra gene encoding growth hormone receptor a isoform X1 yields MKRQPWLVLADVAPFTCIMAVSLSSSNLLLLLLISSLDWLSTPGSAFLMDRDHMTSSAPLEPHFTECISRDQETFRCWWSPGTFHNLSSPGALRVFYLKKDSKTSEWKECPEYILSNRECFFDINHTSVWIPYCMQLRSQNNITFYNEDDCFTVENIVRPDPPVSLNWTLLNISPSGLSYDVMVNWVPPPSADVGAGWMRIEYEIQYRERNTTNWESLEMQPHTQQTIYGLHIGKDYEVHIRCRMQAFTKFGEFSDSIFIQVTEIPSRETTFPFTLILVFGIVGILIFIMLIVVSQQHRFMMILLPPVPAPKIKGIDPELLKKGKLDELSFILSGGGMGGLPTYAPDFYQDEPWVEFIEVDAEGADTGEKEDNQGSDTQRLLGLPQPVSHHMNTGCSNAISFPDDDSGRASCYNPDLPDQNTLTLMATLLPGQPEDGEDSLDVVERAPTQERGERPLVQTQTAGPQTWINTDFYAQVSNVMPSGGVVLSPGQHLRIQESTSATEEETQKKGRESEDSEETEEKKQKELQFQLLVVDPEGSGYTTESNARQISTPPSSSMPGEGYQTIHPQQVETKPAATVEDNQSPYILPDSPQSQFFAPVADYTIVQEVDSQHSLLLNPPPHQSPPPCLPQHPLKALPAMPVGYITPDLLGKLSP; encoded by the exons cATCATGGCTGTCTCGTTGTCCTCCTCCAAtctcctgctccttctccttaTTTCATCCCTGGATTGGCTGTCCACTCCAGGTTCTGCTTTTCTCATGGACCGGGACCACATGACATCATCAG CCCCCCTTGAGCCACATTTCACAGAGTGCATATCGAGGGACCAGGAGACATTCCGCTGTTGGTGGAGTCCAGGCACCTTCCACAACCTGTCCTCGCCCGGAGCCCTCAGAGTCTTCTACCTTAAGAAAGA CTCTAAAACCAGTGAATGGAAAGAGTGTCCAGAATATATCCTTTCAAATAGGGAGTGCTTCTTTGACATAAACCACACATCCGTTTGGATCCCCTACTGCATGCAGCTCCGCAGCCAAAACAACATCACCTTTTACAATGAGGACGACTGTTTCACTGTGGAAAATATTG TACGTCCTGACCCGCCAGTGTCTCTAAACTGGACCCTCCTGAACATAAGTCCTTCTGGGTTAAGTTATGATGTCATGGTCAACTGGGTGCCACCGCCCTCTGCAGACGTCGGGGCGGGCTGGATGCGCATTGAGTACGAGATCcagtacagagagagaaataccaCAAACTGGGAATCA tTGGAGATGCAGCCGCACACCCAGCAGACAATCTACGGTCTGCACATAGGAAAAGACTATGAAGTGCACATCCGCTGCAGGATGCAGGCCTTCACTAAGTTTGGAGAGTTCAGTGACTCCATCTTCATTCAAGTGACTGAGATTCCCAGCAGAG agacTACTTTCCCATTCACGCTTATTCTTGTTTTCGGGATTGTGGgcatcctcatcttcatcatgcTGATTGTCGTCTCTCAGCAGCACAG ATTCATGATGATTCTGTTGCCACCAGTTCCTGCACCCAAAATTAAGGGCATCGATCCAGAGCTGTTAAAG AAGGGGAAGCTGGACGAGCTGAGTTTTATCCTGAGTGGTGGGGGTATGGGTGGCCTACCCACTTATGCACCAGATTTCTACCAAGACGAGCCATGGGTGGAGTTCATCGAGGTGGATGCTGAGGGTGCAGACACCGGGGAGAAGGAGGACAACCAAGGCTCAGACACCCAGAGGCTCCTCGGTCTGCCCCAACCCGTCAGCCACCACATGAACACAGGTTGCTCCAATGCCATTAG CTTCCCTGATGATGACTCAGGCAGGGCCAGCTGTTACAACCCAGATCTGCCTGACCAAAACACATTAACGCTGATGGCCACCCTGCTGCCAGGCCAACCGGAGGACGGAGAAGACTCCCTCGATGTTGTAGAAAGAGCCCCAACCCAAGAGAGAGGCGAGAGGCCCCTCGTCCAAACCCAAACCGCAGGACCCCAGACTTGGATCAACACAGACTTCTATGCCCAGGTCAGCAATGTTATGCCCTCCGGAGGTGTTGTGCTGTCTCCTGGCCAGCATCTCAGAATCCAGGAGAGCACCTCAGCCACAGAGGAGGAAACACagaagaagggaagagagagcgAAGACAGCGAGGAGActgaggaaaagaaacagaaagagctgcagtttcagctgctggtggtggatCCTGAGGGAAGTGGCTATACCACAGAGAGCAACGCCCGGCAGATCAGCACTCCCCCCAGCTCCTCCATGCCTGGCGAGGGGTACCAAACCATACACCCTCAGCAAGTGGAGACCAAACCCGCAGCCACAGTGGAGGATAATCAATCACCTTACATTCTTCCTGACTCTCCCCAGTCCCAGTTCTTTGCTCCTGTTGCAGACTACACAATTGTACAGGAGGTTGACAGTCAGCATAGTCTGCTCCTcaacccccctccccaccaGTCTCCTCCGCCCTGCTTGCCACAGCACCCCCTCAAGGCCCTGCCTGCTATGCCTGTAGGGTACATCACCCCAGACCTGCTGGGGAAGCTCTCGCCGTGA
- the ghra gene encoding growth hormone receptor a isoform X2, with product MAVSLSSSNLLLLLLISSLDWLSTPGSAFLMDRDHMTSSAPLEPHFTECISRDQETFRCWWSPGTFHNLSSPGALRVFYLKKDSKTSEWKECPEYILSNRECFFDINHTSVWIPYCMQLRSQNNITFYNEDDCFTVENIVRPDPPVSLNWTLLNISPSGLSYDVMVNWVPPPSADVGAGWMRIEYEIQYRERNTTNWESLEMQPHTQQTIYGLHIGKDYEVHIRCRMQAFTKFGEFSDSIFIQVTEIPSRETTFPFTLILVFGIVGILIFIMLIVVSQQHRFMMILLPPVPAPKIKGIDPELLKKGKLDELSFILSGGGMGGLPTYAPDFYQDEPWVEFIEVDAEGADTGEKEDNQGSDTQRLLGLPQPVSHHMNTGCSNAISFPDDDSGRASCYNPDLPDQNTLTLMATLLPGQPEDGEDSLDVVERAPTQERGERPLVQTQTAGPQTWINTDFYAQVSNVMPSGGVVLSPGQHLRIQESTSATEEETQKKGRESEDSEETEEKKQKELQFQLLVVDPEGSGYTTESNARQISTPPSSSMPGEGYQTIHPQQVETKPAATVEDNQSPYILPDSPQSQFFAPVADYTIVQEVDSQHSLLLNPPPHQSPPPCLPQHPLKALPAMPVGYITPDLLGKLSP from the exons ATGGCTGTCTCGTTGTCCTCCTCCAAtctcctgctccttctccttaTTTCATCCCTGGATTGGCTGTCCACTCCAGGTTCTGCTTTTCTCATGGACCGGGACCACATGACATCATCAG CCCCCCTTGAGCCACATTTCACAGAGTGCATATCGAGGGACCAGGAGACATTCCGCTGTTGGTGGAGTCCAGGCACCTTCCACAACCTGTCCTCGCCCGGAGCCCTCAGAGTCTTCTACCTTAAGAAAGA CTCTAAAACCAGTGAATGGAAAGAGTGTCCAGAATATATCCTTTCAAATAGGGAGTGCTTCTTTGACATAAACCACACATCCGTTTGGATCCCCTACTGCATGCAGCTCCGCAGCCAAAACAACATCACCTTTTACAATGAGGACGACTGTTTCACTGTGGAAAATATTG TACGTCCTGACCCGCCAGTGTCTCTAAACTGGACCCTCCTGAACATAAGTCCTTCTGGGTTAAGTTATGATGTCATGGTCAACTGGGTGCCACCGCCCTCTGCAGACGTCGGGGCGGGCTGGATGCGCATTGAGTACGAGATCcagtacagagagagaaataccaCAAACTGGGAATCA tTGGAGATGCAGCCGCACACCCAGCAGACAATCTACGGTCTGCACATAGGAAAAGACTATGAAGTGCACATCCGCTGCAGGATGCAGGCCTTCACTAAGTTTGGAGAGTTCAGTGACTCCATCTTCATTCAAGTGACTGAGATTCCCAGCAGAG agacTACTTTCCCATTCACGCTTATTCTTGTTTTCGGGATTGTGGgcatcctcatcttcatcatgcTGATTGTCGTCTCTCAGCAGCACAG ATTCATGATGATTCTGTTGCCACCAGTTCCTGCACCCAAAATTAAGGGCATCGATCCAGAGCTGTTAAAG AAGGGGAAGCTGGACGAGCTGAGTTTTATCCTGAGTGGTGGGGGTATGGGTGGCCTACCCACTTATGCACCAGATTTCTACCAAGACGAGCCATGGGTGGAGTTCATCGAGGTGGATGCTGAGGGTGCAGACACCGGGGAGAAGGAGGACAACCAAGGCTCAGACACCCAGAGGCTCCTCGGTCTGCCCCAACCCGTCAGCCACCACATGAACACAGGTTGCTCCAATGCCATTAG CTTCCCTGATGATGACTCAGGCAGGGCCAGCTGTTACAACCCAGATCTGCCTGACCAAAACACATTAACGCTGATGGCCACCCTGCTGCCAGGCCAACCGGAGGACGGAGAAGACTCCCTCGATGTTGTAGAAAGAGCCCCAACCCAAGAGAGAGGCGAGAGGCCCCTCGTCCAAACCCAAACCGCAGGACCCCAGACTTGGATCAACACAGACTTCTATGCCCAGGTCAGCAATGTTATGCCCTCCGGAGGTGTTGTGCTGTCTCCTGGCCAGCATCTCAGAATCCAGGAGAGCACCTCAGCCACAGAGGAGGAAACACagaagaagggaagagagagcgAAGACAGCGAGGAGActgaggaaaagaaacagaaagagctgcagtttcagctgctggtggtggatCCTGAGGGAAGTGGCTATACCACAGAGAGCAACGCCCGGCAGATCAGCACTCCCCCCAGCTCCTCCATGCCTGGCGAGGGGTACCAAACCATACACCCTCAGCAAGTGGAGACCAAACCCGCAGCCACAGTGGAGGATAATCAATCACCTTACATTCTTCCTGACTCTCCCCAGTCCCAGTTCTTTGCTCCTGTTGCAGACTACACAATTGTACAGGAGGTTGACAGTCAGCATAGTCTGCTCCTcaacccccctccccaccaGTCTCCTCCGCCCTGCTTGCCACAGCACCCCCTCAAGGCCCTGCCTGCTATGCCTGTAGGGTACATCACCCCAGACCTGCTGGGGAAGCTCTCGCCGTGA